From a single Francisella halioticida genomic region:
- a CDS encoding 5-oxoprolinase subunit B family protein encodes MNEYFLGQNCFVYNLSNKLSLNDNLKVLKIYKSIIMDDQFCSKFNIYDIVPSYNSVAFHFGYENPVELKVAISNRIRSVDYDQTIEPQIHNIQVKYNGQDLELAAEKLGIEVSEIIKRHTQTEYHIAMLGFKPYLPYLLGLDKSLSLPRLETPRNRIAAGSIGIGGAQTTIFPEQTPSGWNIIGISDFKDFSKLRPGDKIVFREV; translated from the coding sequence GTTTTGTCTATAATTTGAGCAACAAGTTGTCGTTAAACGATAATTTAAAGGTTCTTAAAATATATAAAAGTATTATAATGGATGATCAGTTTTGTAGTAAGTTTAATATTTATGATATTGTGCCGTCATATAACTCTGTTGCTTTTCATTTTGGATATGAGAATCCTGTTGAGCTTAAAGTAGCTATCTCAAATAGGATACGGAGTGTTGATTATGATCAGACGATAGAGCCACAAATTCACAATATACAGGTTAAATATAATGGTCAAGATTTAGAACTAGCAGCAGAAAAGCTTGGTATAGAGGTATCTGAAATCATAAAAAGGCATACCCAAACAGAATATCACATTGCTATGCTTGGTTTTAAACCATATTTGCCATATTTGCTCGGGTTAGATAAAAGTCTATCACTACCTCGATTAGAGACTCCTAGAAATAGAATTGCTGCAGGATCAATCGGTATTGGTGGGGCTCAAACAACTATTTTTCCAGAGCAAACACCCAGTGGGTGGAACATAATTGGTATATCAGATTTTAAGGATTTCTCTAAGCTTAGGCCTGGAGATAAAATAGTTTTTAGGGAGGTATGA
- a CDS encoding 5-oxoprolinase subunit PxpA, which translates to MLLINCDLGERGVAHVVDDQLVKYIDIANIACGGHAGDKQSVDYYVDLCKKNNVKVTAHVSYPDKENFGRKVINMVDGDLCDSFDEQFALFDGNIKSIKPHGALYNELNVDEKLVKTFVSWCVKNDVQELLVSPFGLLKKHAEENDIKTTLESFSERGYFLDKNNKPMLIPRGQPNAEIKDVQKTVEQYRELARGFINVKGQEIAFDSQTICIHSDSEIVLELAKQLNQAKG; encoded by the coding sequence ATGCTTTTGATAAATTGTGACTTAGGTGAAAGAGGTGTTGCTCATGTTGTTGATGATCAATTAGTTAAATATATAGATATTGCAAATATCGCTTGTGGTGGACATGCTGGAGATAAACAAAGCGTTGATTACTATGTGGATCTTTGTAAAAAAAATAATGTAAAAGTTACAGCTCATGTATCATATCCAGATAAAGAGAATTTTGGCAGAAAGGTTATCAATATGGTTGATGGTGACTTATGTGACTCTTTTGATGAGCAGTTTGCTCTTTTTGATGGAAATATAAAATCAATAAAACCACATGGGGCCTTATATAATGAGCTTAATGTAGATGAAAAGCTTGTTAAAACATTTGTTTCTTGGTGTGTGAAGAATGATGTCCAAGAGTTATTAGTTAGTCCATTTGGTCTTTTGAAAAAACATGCTGAAGAAAATGATATAAAAACAACTTTAGAAAGCTTTTCTGAAAGAGGTTATTTTTTAGATAAAAACAACAAGCCTATGCTTATACCAAGAGGTCAGCCAAATGCAGAGATTAAAGATGTGCAAAAAACTGTTGAGCAGTATCGTGAGCTAGCAAGAGGTTTTATAAATGTTAAAGGTCAAGAAATAGCCTTTGATTCACAAACAATATGTATACATTCTGATAGTGAGATAGTTTTAGAGTTAGCTAAGCAACTTAATCAAGCCAAAGGTTAA
- a CDS encoding hydrolase, whose protein sequence is MTDFFSVNGGLSFPISLREFGSQDKGLSPKGAQDQLSFNTAYSLLDSPRDFQAVEMIYPSRITANRDLLIVICGASYEREGISSQNILYNQVYKLNKDEVLEFKGTKKGFRTVILAIVFEPGLEKLIGKKRSEKLGEFINLNYRNNFIRVTKGPEFFILKDNTFFDELWSISPNSSQMGLSLNGPSLDTEKIEMISQPVSDGTVQLSPGGPIVLMRYRQTVGGYPRVVNVIEPDISKLAQFAPGSKLRFKLIDLDEAFNIMKDLNEII, encoded by the coding sequence ATGACAGACTTTTTTTCAGTTAACGGTGGATTATCTTTTCCTATCTCATTAAGAGAGTTTGGGTCTCAAGATAAAGGACTATCCCCCAAAGGGGCACAAGATCAATTAAGTTTTAATACTGCATATAGCTTATTAGATAGCCCCCGTGATTTCCAAGCAGTAGAGATGATCTATCCATCTAGAATAACAGCTAATAGGGATTTACTAATAGTTATATGTGGGGCTTCTTATGAGAGAGAAGGTATTAGCTCGCAAAATATTCTATATAATCAAGTTTACAAGCTTAATAAAGATGAGGTCTTAGAGTTTAAAGGTACAAAAAAAGGCTTTAGAACGGTTATTTTAGCTATAGTATTTGAACCAGGCTTAGAAAAACTAATTGGTAAGAAAAGATCTGAAAAGCTAGGTGAGTTTATAAATCTTAATTATAGAAATAACTTTATAAGAGTAACGAAGGGTCCTGAGTTCTTTATTTTAAAAGATAATACCTTTTTTGATGAGCTATGGAGTATTTCCCCAAACTCTAGCCAAATGGGATTATCTCTAAATGGCCCAAGTTTAGATACTGAAAAAATTGAAATGATATCTCAACCTGTTTCTGATGGGACTGTGCAGTTATCTCCAGGAGGGCCGATAGTCTTAATGAGGTATCGTCAAACTGTAGGGGGCTACCCTAGAGTTGTAAACGTTATCGAACCTGATATAAGTAAGCTTGCACAATTTGCTCCTGGATCAAAGCTTAGGTTTAAGCTTATTGATCTTGATGAGGCTTTTAATATTATGAAAGATTTGAATGAAATAATATAA
- a CDS encoding PhoU family transcriptional regulator — protein MLRKLVKSLIPSQDKIFFELMIEATETVEDSARILDQIVKEKDNLTLSELSEELRLTRTVTVEVANKMDHELARHFVTPIDRVELHNVITFLLKLNKKIVKIHRYMQILMEEERGDVNLYLANCVETLRKMTKVLDDMMKAFAKDNKKDLKNLYMRLTALDENVLEDLAHALKRFSHFEEGDIIFIMKVKDIYKAIENAISTCTSIAESIMRIHVKEV, from the coding sequence ATGTTGCGCAAACTGGTTAAGAGTCTGATCCCAAGTCAAGATAAGATATTTTTTGAGTTAATGATAGAAGCAACAGAGACTGTTGAAGACTCAGCTAGAATTTTAGATCAAATAGTCAAAGAAAAAGATAATCTAACTCTATCAGAACTTTCTGAAGAGTTAAGACTAACTAGAACAGTAACTGTTGAAGTTGCTAATAAGATGGATCATGAGTTGGCGAGACATTTTGTAACACCAATTGATAGAGTTGAGCTGCATAATGTAATAACTTTTCTACTAAAGCTTAATAAAAAAATAGTTAAAATACACAGATATATGCAAATCTTAATGGAGGAAGAAAGAGGTGATGTAAATCTATACTTAGCAAACTGTGTTGAAACATTGCGTAAAATGACAAAAGTTTTGGATGATATGATGAAAGCTTTTGCAAAAGACAATAAAAAAGATCTGAAAAATTTATATATGAGACTGACGGCTCTGGATGAAAATGTTTTAGAAGATTTAGCTCATGCTCTTAAACGTTTTTCTCACTTTGAAGAAGGCGATATAATATTTATAATGAAAGTAAAGGATATATATAAAGCTATTGAGAATGCTATCTCAACTTGTACTTCAATAGCAGAGTCAATAATGAGAATTCATGTTAAAGAAGTTTAA
- a CDS encoding inorganic phosphate transporter, which translates to MISTILVAIIIVALFFEFTNGFHDAANVVATPIATKSLTPVQAIGLAAFFNFLGAFFGTAVAATISKGLVDTSVVTDIVLISALLGAISWNFFTWSFGIPSSSSHALIGSLVGAVIIGASYQDVNYMTVVDKVLIPMVSSPVIAFFLALTICIILLNIFIRLSGVRRTNKYIREMQVISTSLLSFSHGSNDAQKTMSIITLALLSAGLVSTTEVPTWVIILCGIAMGLGTLSGGKKIIKTLSAKLSKLEPVNAVSAELSSGVLVLAASHIGLPVSTTQVASGSIMGAGYAASGVNWKIVRKMAIAWILTIPACIVVTSVIYIVLFNIFGSF; encoded by the coding sequence ATGATTTCAACAATTTTAGTCGCGATTATTATAGTTGCTTTATTCTTTGAGTTCACTAATGGTTTTCATGATGCGGCAAATGTCGTTGCAACACCAATTGCGACAAAGTCTTTAACTCCTGTTCAGGCAATAGGTTTAGCAGCATTTTTTAATTTCTTAGGAGCTTTTTTTGGTACTGCTGTAGCAGCAACTATATCTAAAGGTCTTGTTGATACGAGTGTTGTTACAGATATTGTATTGATTTCAGCACTCTTAGGAGCAATTAGCTGGAACTTTTTTACATGGAGCTTTGGTATTCCATCAAGCTCTTCTCATGCTTTGATAGGCTCGTTAGTTGGAGCTGTGATTATTGGGGCTAGCTATCAAGATGTTAACTATATGACCGTTGTTGATAAAGTTTTAATCCCTATGGTTAGTTCGCCAGTTATAGCATTTTTTCTAGCATTAACAATATGTATAATTTTGCTAAATATTTTTATTAGACTAAGTGGTGTCAGAAGAACAAACAAATATATAAGAGAGATGCAAGTTATATCAACTAGTTTATTATCTTTCTCTCATGGTTCTAATGATGCTCAAAAAACAATGTCAATAATTACTCTAGCTTTATTAAGTGCAGGATTAGTAAGTACTACAGAAGTACCTACTTGGGTAATAATATTATGTGGTATTGCAATGGGCCTAGGCACTCTTTCAGGTGGAAAGAAGATAATTAAAACACTAAGTGCTAAATTATCTAAGCTTGAACCAGTAAATGCAGTATCAGCCGAGCTAAGTTCAGGAGTTTTGGTCTTAGCAGCTTCTCACATAGGCTTACCTGTTAGTACAACACAAGTAGCATCTGGTTCAATAATGGGAGCAGGTTATGCAGCTTCAGGTGTTAATTGGAAAATTGTTAGAAAAATGGCTATAGCATGGATTTTAACTATTCCTGCGTGTATAGTCGTTACTAGTGTTATTTATATAGTATTATTTAATATATTTGGTTCTTTTTAA
- a CDS encoding transposase: MLRKGDKMRYTKEFKDEAVKLCLQPDANRGEIADNLGVKYKTICSWISKAMSNPQKEIKIDYKTQYQQLSFENTDLKKKLKQAETEREILKKSAAYFAKQNL; encoded by the coding sequence GTGTTAAGAAAAGGAGACAAGATGAGATATACAAAAGAGTTTAAAGATGAAGCTGTTAAATTATGTTTACAACCAGATGCAAATAGAGGAGAAATAGCAGATAACTTAGGGGTTAAATATAAAACCATTTGCAGTTGGATATCCAAAGCCATGTCAAACCCTCAGAAAGAAATAAAGATAGATTATAAAACGCAGTACCAGCAACTATCTTTTGAAAATACTGATTTGAAGAAAAAACTCAAACAGGCAGAAACAGAGCGTGAAATACTAAAAAAGTCAGCAGCGTACTTTGCAAAGCAAAATCTGTAA
- a CDS encoding IS3 family transposase: MGWKVTQPRVSKRMKLLGLHAKAARKHKKTTDSNHNKHVSDNLLEQNFTALSVNHRWVTDITYVPTQEGWLYLCVIIHSDKGSQYCSKQYQDIIKEYWLLSSMSSKGCCYDNAACESFFGTLKVELVHDESYKTREEAKLSIFEYIEAYYNTKRRHSTINYMTPYQFEYIMENEVVNCPKLTG; this comes from the coding sequence ATGGGTTGGAAAGTTACTCAACCTAGAGTATCTAAACGTATGAAATTACTTGGTTTACATGCTAAAGCGGCTCGTAAGCATAAGAAAACTACAGATTCTAACCATAACAAACATGTTTCTGATAATTTATTAGAACAAAACTTCACTGCTTTATCTGTAAATCATAGGTGGGTTACAGATATAACTTATGTACCTACACAAGAGGGGTGGCTGTATCTTTGTGTGATTATACACTCTGATAAAGGGTCACAGTACTGTAGCAAACAATATCAAGACATTATTAAAGAATACTGGCTACTATCAAGTATGAGCTCTAAAGGATGCTGTTACGATAATGCTGCTTGTGAAAGTTTCTTTGGAACTTTAAAAGTAGAGTTAGTACATGATGAAAGCTATAAAACTAGAGAAGAAGCTAAACTATCAATATTTGAATATATTGAAGCTTACTATAATACAAAAAGGAGACATTCTACAATAAATTATATGACTCCATATCAATTTGAATATATAATGGAAAATGAAGTAGTAAACTGTCCCAAATTGACGGGGTAG
- a CDS encoding LysR family transcriptional regulator yields the protein MSVISKDTIEATRYFLKLVELGSYSSVKKYYGVELNTIKNKIESLEKFLDIKLIRNIQNRISPTTDGMKYYHSCNKIFKDLENTIQNVKQSGFRERQSIKILGVPLFLKIVIDLVLPQIQKIDDELFNFALDSYQIDNLNGSQYQFDSYSIIQIFNKHLEFLDLDDWIVCTSVEAATLPAHIYGSKDFVKNMHNNPQKILEAPIVLNKYDFSLGITEFKHESETYKFNLNNVKYTIDNEIQKANLLKNENVIGFMPKFYYTTVLKDYSNLTKIEGIVVDYPMEPHLILVYKHSKYKKELINIVRSGIGKIK from the coding sequence ATGAGTGTTATTAGCAAAGATACTATTGAAGCAACTCGCTATTTTCTAAAATTGGTTGAACTAGGCTCATATAGCTCAGTCAAAAAATACTATGGTGTTGAGCTTAATACTATAAAAAATAAGATTGAAAGTTTAGAAAAATTTCTTGATATAAAGCTTATTAGAAATATACAAAACCGTATCTCTCCAACAACTGATGGTATGAAATACTACCACTCTTGTAATAAAATTTTTAAAGATTTAGAAAACACTATCCAAAATGTAAAGCAAAGTGGTTTTAGAGAGCGCCAATCGATAAAAATTTTAGGAGTTCCACTATTTCTAAAAATAGTAATAGATTTAGTGCTGCCACAAATTCAAAAAATTGATGATGAGTTATTTAACTTTGCATTAGATAGTTACCAAATTGATAACCTTAACGGAAGCCAATATCAATTTGATTCATACAGTATTATCCAAATTTTTAATAAGCATCTTGAATTTTTGGATCTTGATGATTGGATAGTATGTACTTCTGTAGAAGCTGCAACATTACCTGCTCATATATATGGAAGTAAAGATTTTGTTAAAAATATGCATAATAATCCTCAAAAAATACTTGAAGCTCCTATTGTTCTTAATAAGTACGACTTTTCTTTGGGAATTACTGAGTTTAAACATGAATCTGAGACTTACAAATTTAACCTTAATAATGTCAAATATACTATTGATAATGAGATACAAAAAGCTAACCTTCTTAAAAATGAAAATGTTATTGGCTTTATGCCTAAGTTTTACTATACCACAGTCTTAAAAGACTATAGTAACCTAACAAAAATAGAAGGCATTGTAGTAGATTATCCTATGGAACCACATCTGATTCTAGTTTATAAACACTCAAAATATAAAAAAGAGCTTATAAATATAGTTAGATCTGGAATCGGAAAGATAAAATAA
- a CDS encoding nitroreductase, with protein MQTLDVLKDRKCVRDFLPKQIPQNIFEKLFEAAKWTPSSKNTQPWKIAVVSGQKKIDLMNKILNACENGEKPRMEYNYGGDTPLEDELKERAIKCGHDLYNVLDISREDKEKRIKQWKKNYVSFDSPSAIFIFKYPTDSISSYMDCGMLVQSILLAATDLGLATCPQASLGHYPDIVKKELLGFGEYTLICGIAIGYENTSATVNNYRTERQNIKNFISFF; from the coding sequence ATGCAAACTTTAGATGTATTAAAAGATCGCAAATGTGTTAGAGACTTTTTGCCTAAGCAGATTCCTCAGAATATATTTGAAAAGCTTTTTGAAGCTGCAAAATGGACTCCTTCAAGTAAAAATACTCAGCCATGGAAAATAGCTGTAGTTAGTGGTCAAAAAAAAATAGATCTAATGAATAAAATTTTAAATGCTTGTGAAAATGGCGAAAAACCAAGAATGGAGTATAATTATGGCGGAGATACACCTTTAGAAGACGAGTTAAAAGAGAGAGCTATTAAATGTGGTCATGACCTATATAATGTGTTAGATATCTCTAGAGAAGATAAAGAAAAACGTATTAAACAGTGGAAAAAAAACTATGTCTCCTTTGACTCACCATCAGCTATTTTTATATTTAAATACCCTACTGATAGTATTAGTAGTTATATGGATTGCGGCATGCTAGTACAATCAATCTTACTTGCCGCTACAGACTTAGGGCTAGCAACATGTCCCCAGGCTTCGTTAGGGCACTATCCTGATATAGTTAAAAAAGAACTATTAGGCTTTGGGGAATACACACTAATATGTGGAATAGCTATAGGTTATGAAAATACCTCAGCTACTGTAAATAACTACCGAACAGAAAGACAAAATATCAAAAATTTTATCAGTTTTTTCTAA
- the fumC gene encoding class II fumarate hydratase, translating into MRVETDSIGEVKVDDDRYWGAQTQRSLKYFSIGNDKMPLEVVRAMAIIKKASAISNHELGILTEQKKDLIIRASKEVLDENLNDNFPLYVWMTGSGTQLNMNVNEVIANRANELYGNKKGTKSPIHPNDDVNKSQSSNDSFPTAMNISAVIAVSQKLLPAVKYMKNHLQEKAQAWMDITKLGRTHMQDAVPMKLGEEFSGYVAQLEKNIKRIKLALQDVYELALGGTAIGTGINAPHGFAELVAKNIAQITKLPFITAANKFEVQGSHDALVALMSALKVLANSLFKITNDIRILSCGPRAGLFELILPENEPGSSIMPGKVNPTQCEAMAMVATQVMGLDAAVSIAGSAGYLEMNVYKPLIIFNIIQSVQMMSDSMYNFSDYLIKGMLPNKKKIDYYLHNSLMLVTALTPSIGYDRASKLAHYAYQKDISLREANLQLELLPQEKFDELINDSIK; encoded by the coding sequence ATGCGAGTAGAGACAGATAGTATAGGTGAAGTTAAAGTTGATGATGATAGATATTGGGGTGCCCAAACCCAAAGATCATTAAAATATTTCTCAATAGGAAATGATAAGATGCCATTAGAAGTTGTTAGAGCTATGGCTATTATTAAAAAAGCTTCTGCTATTTCAAATCATGAACTAGGCATATTAACTGAACAAAAGAAAGACTTAATAATCAGAGCATCTAAAGAAGTATTAGATGAGAACTTAAATGATAATTTTCCCCTATATGTTTGGATGACTGGAAGCGGAACTCAGTTGAATATGAATGTTAATGAAGTAATAGCTAATAGAGCAAATGAACTATATGGCAATAAAAAAGGAACTAAAAGCCCAATTCATCCAAATGACGATGTTAATAAATCTCAATCATCAAATGATAGTTTTCCAACAGCGATGAATATTTCAGCAGTAATAGCGGTTTCTCAGAAGTTGCTTCCAGCAGTTAAATATATGAAAAATCATTTACAAGAGAAAGCGCAAGCGTGGATGGATATAACTAAGCTTGGTAGAACTCATATGCAAGACGCTGTACCTATGAAATTAGGCGAGGAATTTAGTGGCTATGTTGCACAGCTTGAGAAAAATATTAAGCGTATAAAGTTAGCATTACAAGATGTTTATGAGTTAGCTTTAGGAGGTACTGCTATTGGGACAGGCATAAATGCACCACACGGTTTTGCTGAGCTTGTTGCCAAAAATATTGCACAGATTACAAAACTACCTTTTATTACAGCAGCTAATAAGTTTGAAGTGCAAGGATCTCATGATGCTTTGGTTGCTTTAATGAGTGCATTAAAAGTTTTAGCTAACTCTCTATTTAAAATTACCAATGATATTCGTATTCTTAGTTGTGGACCTAGAGCAGGATTATTTGAGCTGATTTTACCTGAGAATGAACCTGGATCATCGATTATGCCTGGTAAGGTCAATCCAACTCAGTGTGAGGCTATGGCAATGGTAGCAACTCAAGTGATGGGGTTAGATGCAGCTGTTTCAATAGCTGGATCTGCGGGATATTTAGAGATGAATGTATATAAGCCATTAATAATATTTAATATTATACAATCAGTTCAGATGATGTCTGATAGTATGTACAATTTCTCGGATTATCTGATTAAAGGAATGTTGCCCAATAAAAAGAAAATAGATTATTATTTACATAACTCTTTAATGTTAGTGACAGCTCTTACCCCTTCAATTGGTTATGACAGAGCATCAAAGTTAGCACATTATGCTTATCAAAAGGATATCTCTCTAAGAGAAGCAAACTTACAGCTAGAATTGTTACCTCAAGAGAAATTTGATGAATTAATAAATGATAGTATAAAATAA
- a CDS encoding YoaK family protein — protein MFTKKMAFTYFITVILIFNSGWIDSVVLYNSFGASVAVMSGNLRILGHSIAGSDWVFVHKVAILVFGFVVGAAVNGVVMKTDAYVISEDHTKTLVLQSAVMLTGTLLIDIFSNHRVIDDLFLAVAMGMQNSFTTIFFGGFARTTHMTGTTTDLGIEIGRVLRGDRSNVWKIPFFAICMLMFVIGNAVGFAWVKISGEHFTLMLFPSVVLPIFVGIVILLAYNMKVKNHSL, from the coding sequence GTGTTTACGAAAAAAATGGCTTTTACTTATTTTATTACGGTTATATTAATTTTTAACTCTGGCTGGATTGACAGTGTAGTCTTATATAATTCTTTTGGTGCCAGTGTGGCTGTAATGTCAGGTAACTTAAGGATTCTTGGGCATAGCATTGCAGGATCTGACTGGGTTTTTGTGCATAAGGTTGCTATTCTTGTTTTTGGTTTTGTTGTTGGAGCTGCTGTAAATGGTGTAGTAATGAAGACTGATGCGTATGTTATTTCAGAAGATCATACCAAAACTTTAGTTTTGCAGAGCGCTGTAATGCTTACAGGAACTTTATTAATAGATATTTTTAGTAACCATCGTGTTATTGATGATTTATTTTTAGCTGTTGCTATGGGAATGCAAAATAGTTTTACTACGATATTTTTTGGAGGCTTTGCTCGGACAACTCATATGACTGGTACGACTACAGACCTTGGTATTGAGATAGGGAGAGTTTTACGCGGTGATAGGTCAAATGTTTGGAAGATACCTTTCTTTGCTATTTGTATGCTAATGTTTGTTATAGGCAATGCAGTTGGCTTTGCTTGGGTTAAAATATCTGGTGAGCATTTTACTTTGATGTTATTCCCTTCGGTAGTTTTACCAATATTTGTAGGTATTGTGATTTTACTAGCTTATAATATGAAAGTTAAAAATCATAGTCTCTAG
- a CDS encoding amino acid permease — MILSRKFGAAMIISGTCIGAGMLAIPATVASCGFFIGSILIISVWALMTFTALVLAEVNLEMNDGSNFIEMTSKTLGPFGVGIVWVCYVLLLYSLVAAYTVGGGSLLSTTLNRLGISLSEKFTGIIFILILGVFIYISTRVVDHVNKLMLTGKLLAFFLLIAVLIPHVSTDHLTYQIKNPNFIRAAFPILLTSFGFHHIIPTLRTYVGSNRSFLRQAIILGSSVPLVIYLLWIFATLGSLPVATPTGILGKESGEIASVIVTHFKGTSSYISTISFLFGFFALATSFLGVALGLFDFNRSTYRISKNLHKHKVLAFIITFLPAYLYAIIYPDGFKSALGYASIFVAVLQVALPVMMLTIINYRKKKDFISTSAITVVVVAIAVIIISLQIFNSFELLPTLN, encoded by the coding sequence ATGATTTTATCAAGAAAATTTGGTGCTGCAATGATCATCTCCGGCACCTGTATTGGAGCTGGTATGCTAGCTATCCCAGCGACAGTTGCTAGTTGTGGCTTTTTTATTGGTTCTATATTGATTATAAGTGTTTGGGCTTTAATGACATTTACAGCTTTAGTTCTAGCAGAAGTAAACTTAGAAATGAATGATGGCTCAAATTTCATAGAGATGACAAGTAAAACTCTTGGACCATTTGGTGTAGGTATTGTCTGGGTTTGTTATGTTTTACTACTTTACTCTCTTGTTGCTGCCTATACAGTTGGTGGAGGATCATTATTATCTACAACATTAAACAGGTTGGGCATTAGCTTATCTGAGAAGTTTACTGGTATTATTTTTATATTGATACTTGGAGTGTTTATCTATATTAGCACTAGAGTAGTTGATCATGTAAATAAACTCATGCTAACAGGTAAGCTTTTAGCATTCTTTTTACTAATTGCTGTATTAATCCCTCATGTTTCTACTGATCACTTAACGTATCAGATTAAAAATCCAAATTTCATTCGGGCAGCATTTCCAATCCTTCTAACATCTTTTGGCTTTCATCATATTATCCCAACACTTAGAACATATGTTGGTTCAAACAGAAGCTTCCTACGCCAAGCAATCATATTAGGTAGTTCAGTCCCTCTAGTAATATATTTACTTTGGATCTTTGCAACTCTTGGCTCTTTACCTGTAGCAACGCCAACAGGAATCTTAGGCAAAGAATCTGGAGAAATAGCATCTGTAATAGTTACTCACTTTAAAGGAACTTCAAGCTATATTTCCACTATATCATTTTTATTTGGCTTTTTTGCTTTAGCAACTTCATTTTTAGGTGTGGCATTAGGATTATTTGATTTTAATCGTAGCACATATAGAATCTCAAAAAATTTACATAAGCATAAGGTTCTTGCTTTTATAATTACATTTTTACCTGCATACCTTTATGCAATTATATACCCTGATGGCTTCAAATCAGCATTAGGCTATGCAAGTATTTTTGTTGCTGTATTGCAAGTTGCGCTACCTGTAATGATGCTTACGATAATTAATTACCGTAAGAAAAAAGATTTTATAAGCACATCTGCCATAACTGTAGTCGTAGTAGCTATTGCAGTTATTATAATTTCTTTACAGATTTTCAACTCCTTTGAATTACTACCTACATTAAACTAG
- the rsmG gene encoding 16S rRNA (guanine(527)-N(7))-methyltransferase RsmG — protein MNSKIRQALIELNIKANEIQIDLWVDYLKLLEKWNKVYNMTAIKNIDDMLIRHLFDSLAVAKYLKGSSTIDVGTGGGLPGVVLAILYPYHQFTLVDSVGKKIMFLKSVKKILNLTNINPVNSRVEDLEGNFDNIISRAFSSVDIFYQLCKQFLTADNQMLAMKGPDLEEQNLLKLPLDAQKIKVKVPFLKAERNLIVMRKKDAE, from the coding sequence ATGAATAGCAAAATTAGACAAGCTTTGATAGAGTTAAATATTAAAGCTAATGAAATCCAGATTGACTTATGGGTAGACTACCTAAAATTATTAGAAAAGTGGAATAAGGTCTATAATATGACAGCAATCAAAAATATTGATGATATGTTAATTAGGCACTTATTTGATAGTCTAGCCGTTGCTAAGTATCTAAAAGGTTCATCAACTATAGATGTCGGAACCGGTGGGGGCTTGCCAGGCGTTGTTCTTGCTATTTTATACCCATATCATCAATTTACATTGGTTGATAGTGTAGGTAAAAAAATTATGTTTCTCAAAAGCGTCAAAAAAATTTTAAATTTGACTAATATAAACCCTGTTAACTCCAGAGTTGAAGATTTAGAAGGAAATTTTGATAATATTATCTCGCGAGCATTTAGTTCAGTTGATATTTTTTACCAGTTATGTAAGCAGTTTTTAACTGCTGATAATCAAATGCTAGCAATGAAAGGTCCTGATTTAGAGGAACAAAACTTGCTGAAATTACCATTAGACGCACAAAAAATTAAAGTAAAAGTTCCTTTCTTAAAAGCTGAAAGGAACCTAATAGTCATGAGAAAAAAAGATGCTGAATAA